Proteins from one Aureimonas sp. SA4125 genomic window:
- a CDS encoding class III extradiol ring-cleavage dioxygenase yields the protein MLPTLFLSHGSPDIAIADTEATAFLRDLAAGMPRPKAIVVASAHFESDRVLVSGDASPETIHDFGGFDKSLYAMRYPAPGNPPLAAAICADLRTSGFDAEVVTGRGYDHGTWVPLSLIYPAADIPVVQVSVDPGKGTEHHLALGKALSGLRAQDILVVGSGSFTHNLREAFARLRVGDRTAETPSWVSDFAAWMGSRILAGDSAALADYRRQAPFAAENHPTDEHLMPLYVALGAAGPEWTGRRLHSSRDFGVLAMDAFAFA from the coding sequence ATGCTGCCGACGCTGTTTCTCTCCCACGGCTCTCCCGACATCGCGATCGCCGATACCGAGGCGACCGCCTTCCTGCGCGATCTGGCGGCCGGCATGCCGCGGCCGAAGGCCATCGTGGTCGCGTCAGCGCATTTCGAGAGCGACAGGGTGCTTGTCAGCGGCGACGCCTCGCCGGAGACGATCCATGATTTCGGCGGCTTCGACAAAAGTCTCTACGCGATGCGCTACCCCGCGCCGGGCAACCCGCCGCTTGCCGCCGCGATCTGCGCCGACCTCAGAACCTCCGGGTTCGATGCCGAGGTGGTGACGGGGCGAGGCTATGACCATGGCACCTGGGTGCCGCTGTCGCTGATCTATCCCGCCGCGGATATTCCGGTCGTGCAGGTCTCGGTCGATCCCGGCAAGGGCACGGAACACCATCTGGCGCTCGGCAAGGCGCTGTCAGGTTTGCGGGCACAGGACATCCTCGTCGTCGGCTCCGGCTCCTTCACCCACAATCTCCGCGAGGCCTTCGCGCGGTTGCGGGTCGGTGACCGGACGGCGGAGACACCGAGCTGGGTGTCCGACTTTGCGGCCTGGATGGGCAGCCGGATCCTTGCTGGCGATAGCGCCGCGCTTGCCGACTATCGGCGGCAGGCGCCCTTTGCGGCGGAAAACCATCCGACGGACGAACACCTGATGCCGCTCTATGTCGCGCTCGGCGCCGCCGGACCGGAATGGACCGGCCGCCGGCTTCATTCGAGCCGGGATTTCGGCGTCCTCGCGATGGACGCCTTCGCCTTCGCCTGA
- a CDS encoding 3-deoxy-7-phosphoheptulonate synthase class II encodes MAKDWTPASWRNKPIEQMPEFPDAVALAETEKRLASFPPLVFAGEARKLTRALGEVAEGRSFLLQGGDCAESFAEHGADNIRDFFRAFLQMAVVLTFGAASPVVKVGRIAGQFAKPRSSGMETVGGVSLPSYRGDIVNGIEFDEASRVPNPERQIEAYRQSAATLNLLRAFAQGGYANLDNVHQWMLGFLSGSPQAERYGHLADRISETMSFMRAIGITADNHPALRETDFFTSHEALLLGYEQAMTRVDSTSGDWYATSGHMIWIGDRTRQLDNAHVEFCRGIKNPVGLKCGPSMDAEGLIRLIDVLNPENKAGRLTLITRFGHDKVEAHLPRLIRAVEKEGRKVVWSCDPMHGNTITLNHYKTRPFDRILSEVQGFFDVHRAEGTHAGGIHIEMTGKDVTECTGGSRPVLAEDLSDRYHTHCDPRLNATQALELAFLVAELLKKDNEATAPRRAASL; translated from the coding sequence ATGGCCAAGGACTGGACGCCCGCGAGCTGGCGCAACAAGCCAATCGAGCAGATGCCGGAGTTCCCGGACGCCGTGGCGCTGGCCGAGACCGAAAAACGTCTCGCGAGCTTTCCGCCGCTGGTTTTTGCGGGTGAGGCCCGAAAGCTTACCCGGGCATTGGGTGAAGTTGCCGAAGGGCGCTCCTTCCTGCTCCAAGGCGGCGACTGCGCGGAGAGCTTTGCCGAGCACGGTGCCGACAACATCCGCGATTTCTTCCGCGCCTTCCTGCAGATGGCGGTGGTGCTGACTTTCGGCGCCGCGTCGCCGGTGGTGAAGGTCGGGCGCATCGCCGGCCAGTTCGCCAAGCCTCGCTCTTCGGGAATGGAGACGGTTGGCGGCGTGTCGCTGCCGTCCTATCGCGGCGACATCGTCAACGGCATCGAGTTCGACGAGGCCTCGCGCGTTCCCAATCCCGAACGCCAGATCGAAGCCTATCGGCAGTCGGCCGCGACGCTCAATCTTCTGCGCGCCTTCGCGCAGGGCGGCTATGCCAACCTCGACAACGTCCACCAGTGGATGCTGGGCTTCCTCTCCGGCAGTCCGCAGGCCGAGCGCTATGGCCATCTCGCCGACCGGATCTCGGAGACGATGAGCTTCATGCGGGCCATCGGCATCACCGCCGACAACCATCCGGCGCTGCGCGAGACCGATTTCTTCACCAGCCACGAGGCGCTGCTGCTCGGCTACGAGCAGGCGATGACGCGCGTCGATTCGACCTCGGGCGACTGGTACGCGACCTCCGGCCACATGATCTGGATCGGCGACCGCACGCGTCAGCTCGACAATGCGCATGTCGAGTTCTGCCGCGGCATCAAGAACCCCGTCGGCTTGAAGTGTGGTCCGTCCATGGATGCGGAAGGCCTGATCCGCCTGATCGACGTCCTCAACCCGGAGAATAAGGCGGGACGCCTGACGCTGATCACCCGCTTTGGCCACGACAAGGTCGAGGCACATCTGCCGCGCCTGATTCGCGCCGTCGAGAAGGAAGGCCGGAAAGTGGTCTGGTCCTGCGATCCGATGCACGGCAACACGATCACGCTGAACCACTACAAGACGCGGCCATTCGATCGCATCCTGTCCGAAGTCCAGGGCTTTTTCGACGTGCACCGCGCCGAAGGCACGCATGCCGGCGGCATCCACATCGAGATGACCGGAAAGGACGTGACTGAATGCACCGGAGGCTCGCGTCCGGTGCTCGCCGAGGACCTGTCTGATCGCTACCACACGCATTGCGATCCACGCCTCAACGCGACGCAGGCTCTGGAACTCGCCTTCCTCGTCGCCGAGCTCCTGAAGAAGGACAACGAGGCAACGGCACCGAGACGGGCCGCCAGTCTCTGA
- a CDS encoding gamma-glutamylcyclotransferase family protein, with translation MDIHADHPDFPALAQAGQVVAYFGYGSLVNPATLRTKFLAIRRAEVFGWRRFWLSRSETEIALLSALRDPGHATQGVVVYDHADHLAAVDEREAGYVRRTVDLAGLAVDRAPAKAPIHIYEAIEPSKTAAATGALILQSYLDAVLQGFLSLYGREGVERFVTETQGFETEILCDRHAPRYPRSVLLGAQDAAFFDALVVARGARFRPVA, from the coding sequence ATGGATATCCACGCGGACCACCCGGACTTCCCCGCGCTTGCGCAGGCCGGGCAGGTGGTCGCCTATTTCGGCTACGGGTCGCTCGTCAACCCGGCGACATTGCGCACGAAGTTCCTGGCCATCCGCCGCGCGGAGGTTTTTGGCTGGCGAAGGTTCTGGCTTTCGCGCAGCGAGACGGAGATCGCCCTTCTGTCGGCCCTGCGCGATCCCGGCCATGCGACCCAGGGCGTCGTCGTCTATGACCATGCCGATCATCTGGCGGCGGTCGACGAGCGCGAGGCCGGCTATGTCAGGCGCACGGTCGACCTGGCCGGGCTGGCCGTCGACAGGGCGCCGGCTAAAGCGCCGATTCATATCTACGAGGCGATCGAGCCGAGCAAAACGGCGGCGGCGACGGGCGCGCTGATCCTCCAGTCCTATCTCGATGCGGTGCTGCAAGGGTTTCTGTCGTTGTACGGGCGTGAGGGCGTCGAGCGCTTCGTCACGGAGACCCAGGGCTTCGAGACCGAGATCCTGTGCGATCGCCACGCGCCCCGTTATCCCCGATCCGTTCTGCTCGGCGCGCAAGACGCTGCGTTCTTCGACGCCCTTGTCGTCGCGCGCGGCGCACGCTTCCGCCCGGTCGCATGA
- the gor gene encoding glutathione-disulfide reductase — translation MSETFDYDLFVIGGGSGGVRAARRAAALGKRVAITEEYRYGGTCVIRGCVPKKLLVYASKFSEDFEDARGYGWTVGETRFDWPTLIANKDREIERLERAYLTNVEKSGAVALTGRAVLEGPHEIRMTDDDRRITAEHILIAVGGRANPHADLPGAEHCITSNEAFHLAELPKAIAIIGGGYIAVEFANIFHGLGVATTMIYRSKEILQGFDDDIRHGLHLAMARKGIDIRCEELVREVEQRADGRLAAHLAGGDVLEVDQVMLAIGRKANTENLGCEKAGVALDAVGAVVVDEYSRTCVPSIFAIGDVTNRLQLTPVAIHEAMCFVDTLYRGRPSKPDYESVATAVFSQPEIGTVGLTETQAGARFPEVEIYRARFKPMRHTIAGRDEPMLMKLVVDGATRQVVGAHVLGPDAGEMSQLLGIAVKAGVTKDDFDGTMAVHPTMAEEFVTMYEPTYRVRNGEKV, via the coding sequence TTGAGCGAAACATTCGACTACGATCTCTTCGTCATCGGTGGCGGCTCGGGTGGCGTGCGCGCCGCACGGCGTGCCGCTGCCCTCGGCAAGCGCGTGGCGATCACCGAGGAATACCGCTACGGCGGCACCTGCGTCATCCGCGGCTGCGTGCCGAAGAAGCTCCTGGTCTACGCGTCGAAGTTTTCCGAGGATTTCGAGGATGCCCGCGGCTATGGCTGGACGGTCGGCGAGACACGCTTCGACTGGCCGACGCTGATCGCCAACAAGGACCGCGAGATCGAGCGGCTCGAACGCGCTTATCTCACGAATGTCGAGAAGTCGGGCGCCGTGGCGCTGACCGGGCGCGCGGTGCTCGAGGGACCGCACGAAATCCGGATGACGGACGACGACCGGCGCATCACGGCCGAGCACATCCTGATCGCCGTCGGCGGCCGTGCCAATCCGCATGCGGACCTTCCCGGCGCCGAGCACTGCATCACCTCGAACGAGGCGTTCCACCTTGCCGAACTGCCGAAGGCGATCGCCATCATCGGCGGCGGCTACATCGCCGTCGAGTTCGCCAACATCTTTCACGGCCTTGGCGTCGCGACGACGATGATCTACCGCAGCAAGGAGATACTCCAGGGCTTCGACGACGATATCCGGCACGGGCTGCATCTGGCGATGGCCCGGAAGGGAATCGACATTCGCTGCGAGGAACTGGTGAGGGAAGTCGAGCAGCGCGCCGACGGGAGACTGGCTGCACATCTTGCCGGCGGCGACGTGCTGGAGGTCGATCAGGTGATGCTCGCCATCGGTCGCAAGGCCAATACCGAGAATCTCGGCTGCGAAAAGGCTGGCGTCGCGCTCGATGCCGTCGGAGCTGTCGTCGTCGACGAATATTCCCGCACCTGCGTCCCCAGCATCTTTGCCATCGGCGACGTCACGAATCGCCTGCAGCTGACGCCCGTCGCGATCCACGAGGCCATGTGTTTCGTCGACACCCTCTACCGCGGCCGGCCGAGCAAGCCGGACTATGAGAGTGTCGCGACCGCCGTCTTCTCGCAGCCGGAGATCGGCACGGTCGGCCTGACCGAGACGCAGGCGGGCGCGCGTTTCCCCGAAGTCGAGATCTATCGCGCCCGCTTCAAGCCGATGCGCCATACGATCGCCGGCCGCGACGAGCCGATGCTGATGAAGCTGGTCGTCGATGGTGCGACGCGGCAGGTCGTCGGCGCTCACGTCCTTGGACCCGATGCCGGCGAGATGAGCCAGCTGCTCGGCATCGCCGTGAAGGCGGGCGTGACGAAGGACGATTTCGACGGGACCATGGCGGTGCACCCGACGATGGCCGAGGAGTTCGTCACCATGTACGAGCCGACCTACCGGGTCAGGAACGGCGAAAAGGTCTAG
- a CDS encoding DUF2059 domain-containing protein, whose translation MVLNEMMRRGLLALTAAGLMAIAPARAQDASPEHLAAARAAVSAIDSTDQFDNILMNAATQIKADLIGNNPNIQSEISDMVDDRALALAPRRADLENEVARIYARLFTEQELSAIAAFYQSDAGKKLIAQGPVASREVMSAADVWSNGIVRDLRSSAAEGMASLVSSLNSAAVPIIDPAAPVTPADPAAPAVPAISGDAGAAGTAQ comes from the coding sequence ATGGTCCTCAACGAGATGATGCGCCGCGGGCTCCTGGCCCTGACTGCTGCCGGTCTCATGGCCATCGCCCCGGCCAGGGCCCAGGATGCGTCGCCGGAGCATCTCGCTGCCGCTCGTGCTGCCGTCTCCGCGATCGACAGCACCGACCAGTTCGACAATATCCTGATGAACGCCGCGACGCAGATCAAGGCCGACCTGATCGGCAACAATCCGAACATCCAGTCCGAGATCTCGGACATGGTGGACGATCGGGCGCTGGCGCTGGCGCCGCGCCGGGCCGATCTCGAAAACGAGGTCGCGCGGATCTATGCCCGGTTGTTCACGGAGCAGGAACTGTCGGCGATCGCTGCCTTCTACCAGTCCGATGCCGGCAAGAAACTGATCGCCCAAGGCCCCGTCGCCTCGCGCGAGGTCATGTCGGCCGCCGACGTCTGGTCGAACGGCATCGTTCGCGATCTCCGCTCGAGCGCCGCCGAAGGCATGGCATCCCTCGTCTCGTCCTTGAATTCGGCGGCTGTGCCGATCATCGACCCCGCAGCGCCGGTCACGCCTGCCGATCCAGCCGCGCCGGCGGTTCCTGCCATTTCAGGCGATGCCGGTGCTGCCGGCACGGCCCAGTAA
- the rpiA gene encoding ribose-5-phosphate isomerase RpiA — MANVAALKDKAARAALEHVEDGMRLGIGTGSTAEAFIRALGERVASGLRISGVATSERTAKLCASLDIPIVTLEEMPALDLAIDGADEIDPALRMIKGGGGALLREKIVAAASERMIVIVDQAKQVETLGAFPLPIEINGFGMMATYLAIQKAAAALGLGGDIVLRKEGDGPFITDSGHLILDASFGRIPDSEALSAALHAVPGVVEHGLFLDLATFAVVASDSGVTVIKRR; from the coding sequence ATGGCGAATGTCGCGGCGCTGAAGGACAAGGCCGCGCGGGCGGCGCTGGAGCATGTCGAGGACGGCATGCGGCTCGGCATCGGAACGGGATCGACGGCCGAGGCCTTCATCCGGGCGCTCGGCGAACGGGTCGCAAGCGGGCTCCGCATCTCCGGGGTGGCGACGTCCGAGCGGACGGCGAAGCTCTGCGCTTCGCTGGATATCCCGATCGTCACCCTCGAGGAGATGCCAGCGCTCGATCTGGCGATCGACGGCGCTGACGAGATCGACCCCGCGCTGCGCATGATCAAGGGCGGCGGCGGCGCCTTGCTGCGCGAGAAGATCGTCGCGGCAGCGTCCGAGAGGATGATCGTCATCGTCGACCAGGCCAAACAGGTCGAGACGCTCGGCGCCTTTCCGCTGCCGATCGAGATCAACGGCTTCGGCATGATGGCCACCTATCTCGCCATCCAGAAGGCGGCGGCGGCGCTCGGCCTCGGCGGCGACATCGTTCTTCGCAAGGAGGGGGACGGGCCCTTCATCACCGACAGCGGCCACCTCATCCTCGACGCATCTTTTGGCCGCATTCCAGACTCAGAAGCACTTTCAGCGGCGCTTCACGCGGTTCCGGGCGTGGTCGAACATGGCCTGTTTCTGGATCTTGCGACTTTCGCCGTCGTCGCAAGCGACAGCGGCGTGACGGTCATCAAACGCCGATAG
- a CDS encoding response regulator transcription factor gives MPPERQIPRKIVLVVDDAPDTVDLLTTALEEQDLTVLVALDGEKAIAIARRITPDIILLDAVMPGMDGFETCRRLKLDETLAHIPVIFMTGLSETEHIVHAFAVGGVDYVTKPIVMEQILVRMRVHQENARMTRSARLALDTSGRFLLAVDRDGTVLWTTPQARRLMSRQAGDLPPRQLKAELDLLREGRPAHHPDDPGLVLALLGQIDADEFLLRLSRAKDDDTEAALLQAGFALTAREAEVLLWLARGKSNRDIADILALSPRTVDKHLEMVFRKLGVENRTAASSLAMSRLVEQR, from the coding sequence ATGCCGCCTGAGCGGCAGATCCCGCGCAAGATCGTCCTCGTCGTCGACGATGCGCCCGATACGGTCGACCTTCTGACCACGGCGCTGGAAGAACAGGATCTGACCGTCCTCGTGGCGCTGGACGGCGAGAAGGCGATCGCGATCGCCCGCCGGATCACCCCGGACATCATCCTCCTCGACGCCGTGATGCCGGGCATGGACGGGTTCGAGACCTGCCGGCGGCTGAAGCTGGACGAGACGCTCGCCCATATCCCGGTGATCTTCATGACCGGGCTCAGCGAGACCGAGCACATCGTCCACGCCTTCGCCGTGGGCGGCGTCGACTACGTCACCAAGCCGATCGTGATGGAGCAGATCCTGGTGCGCATGCGCGTCCACCAGGAGAACGCGCGCATGACGCGCTCGGCCCGGCTGGCTCTGGACACTTCGGGCCGCTTCCTGCTGGCGGTGGACCGCGACGGAACGGTGCTGTGGACGACGCCGCAGGCCCGCCGGCTGATGAGCCGCCAGGCGGGGGACCTGCCGCCGAGGCAGTTGAAGGCCGAACTCGATCTTCTGCGGGAAGGGCGTCCGGCCCACCATCCCGACGATCCCGGCCTCGTCCTGGCACTGCTCGGGCAGATCGACGCCGACGAATTCCTGTTGCGGCTCTCCCGCGCCAAGGACGACGACACCGAGGCGGCGCTACTGCAAGCGGGCTTCGCGTTGACGGCGCGGGAAGCGGAGGTGCTGCTCTGGCTTGCCCGCGGCAAGTCGAACCGCGACATCGCCGACATTCTCGCGCTCAGCCCGCGAACGGTGGACAAGCACCTCGAAATGGTCTTTCGCAAGCTTGGGGTCGAAAACCGCACCGCCGCTTCCTCCCTCGCCATGTCGCGTCTGGTCGAGCAGCGCTGA
- a CDS encoding ATP-binding protein → MTEYSPAPQRILRVRRSYNQWVANETLEDYALRFTAKRGRRWTPWQLAMTACGGISFLALEAIGGTLTLHFGFTNAFAAVLVVALLIFGAGLPISFYAAKYGVDIDLLTRGAGFGYLGSTVTSLIYACFTFIFLAIEAAIMAMALEMMLGLPLWAGYVVCALAVIPIVTHGISLISRFQTWTQPIWLVLNIAPFVFLAVQGAMPVAEWITFPGSRAGPEGGFDILLFGGATGILFALTAQIGEQVDFLRFMPRRTARTRFSWWPALILGGPGWVAIGAVKILAGSFLAVLAVREGLPAAVAQHPTEMYRVAYGYVFSQPGLVIAATGIFVVVAQMKINVTNAYAGSIAWSNFFSRLTHSHPGRVVWLVFNVAIALMLMEMGILRALEEILGLYAILAVSWVAALVADLVVNKPLGLSPRHIEFKRAHLYDINPVGFGAMGAGILVASLCYAGLFGETASALSAFAALGTAFVATPLIAVATRGRYYIARKARDDWAGLPTIACCICEHHFETEDMASCPAYAGPICSLCCSLDARCHDLCKTDSRVREQIVGALKRNVSTQLAAFADSPRGHYLAIFVTMLVITGSILTLIGFQASLDNPQDAATVTAILVQIFAVFVIVAGVASWLFVLAHASRRVAQEESLRQTLLLTEEIDAHQRTDVELQRAKEKAEAASLAKTRFVVGMSHELRTPLNSILGFAQIMEQDPTLPEKRRDGVRVIRRSGEHLAGLIDGLLDISRIEAGKLQIYRDQIALRPLLSQIVEMFRLQAQGAGIAFRFDVEGSLPEFVRSDEKRIRQILINLLSNAIKFTRKGSVTLKVRYRSQIAEFSVIDTGFGMAPADLDRIFEPFERLGGDGRAVPGTGLGLTITKLLTEILGGDIRVVSKAGEGSTFTVRLFMSSITSVPAAASQQRRIVGYGGRRMTILAVDDEPAHRQLLEEILSPLGFTVLTVESGAACLALVPIAEPDLLIVDITMPGMNGWELAAKLRAAAVDTPIALLSADARPSSPDMRLCDDWIAKPMAVPILLESVRRLVGIDWIYDDAAVGAAAPGEVELEPFEIPEAGDLRDLVSLLQIGFVRGIHAKLDHIATCQPQAQRFVDRIRKRLDRFDLDACLGFIEGFDDAA, encoded by the coding sequence ATGACCGAATACAGCCCCGCCCCGCAACGAATTCTGCGCGTGCGGCGCAGCTACAACCAGTGGGTCGCCAACGAGACCCTCGAGGACTATGCGCTGCGCTTCACTGCCAAGCGCGGCCGCCGCTGGACGCCGTGGCAGTTGGCGATGACGGCGTGCGGCGGCATCTCCTTCCTGGCGCTGGAGGCGATCGGCGGCACGCTGACGCTGCATTTCGGCTTCACCAACGCCTTCGCGGCCGTCCTGGTCGTAGCCCTCCTGATCTTTGGCGCCGGCCTGCCGATCAGTTTCTATGCCGCCAAATACGGAGTCGACATCGATCTCCTGACTCGCGGCGCCGGCTTCGGCTATCTCGGCTCGACGGTCACGTCGCTGATCTATGCCTGCTTCACCTTCATCTTCCTGGCGATCGAGGCCGCGATCATGGCGATGGCGCTGGAGATGATGCTCGGCCTGCCGCTCTGGGCCGGATACGTCGTCTGCGCACTGGCGGTCATTCCGATCGTCACGCACGGGATCTCGCTGATCAGCCGTTTCCAGACCTGGACCCAGCCGATCTGGCTCGTCCTCAACATCGCGCCCTTCGTCTTCCTGGCGGTGCAGGGCGCCATGCCGGTCGCCGAATGGATCACTTTCCCCGGCAGCCGCGCCGGGCCGGAGGGCGGGTTCGACATCCTGCTCTTCGGCGGCGCCACGGGAATCCTCTTTGCCTTGACGGCGCAGATCGGCGAGCAGGTCGACTTTCTCCGCTTCATGCCGCGTCGAACGGCCCGGACACGGTTTTCCTGGTGGCCGGCTCTGATCCTCGGCGGACCCGGCTGGGTGGCGATCGGAGCGGTGAAGATCCTCGCCGGCTCGTTTCTGGCGGTGCTTGCCGTCCGGGAGGGGCTTCCGGCGGCGGTCGCGCAACATCCGACTGAAATGTACCGCGTCGCCTACGGCTACGTCTTTTCGCAGCCGGGTCTCGTTATCGCGGCGACGGGCATCTTCGTCGTCGTGGCGCAGATGAAGATCAACGTCACCAATGCCTATGCCGGCTCCATCGCCTGGTCGAACTTCTTTTCGCGCCTGACCCACAGCCATCCCGGCCGCGTCGTCTGGCTGGTCTTCAACGTCGCCATCGCCTTGATGCTGATGGAGATGGGCATCCTCAGGGCACTGGAGGAGATCCTCGGCCTGTACGCCATCCTCGCGGTCTCCTGGGTGGCGGCGCTCGTCGCCGATCTCGTGGTCAACAAGCCGCTCGGCCTGTCGCCGCGCCATATCGAGTTCAAGCGCGCCCATCTCTACGACATCAACCCCGTCGGCTTCGGCGCGATGGGGGCGGGAATCCTTGTCGCGAGCCTTTGTTATGCCGGGCTTTTCGGCGAGACGGCAAGCGCCCTCTCGGCCTTCGCCGCCCTCGGCACCGCCTTCGTCGCCACGCCCCTGATCGCAGTGGCGACGCGCGGCCGCTACTACATTGCCCGCAAGGCACGGGACGACTGGGCAGGGCTTCCCACCATCGCCTGCTGCATCTGCGAGCATCATTTCGAGACAGAGGACATGGCATCCTGCCCCGCTTATGCCGGGCCGATCTGCTCGCTCTGCTGTTCGCTCGATGCGCGCTGTCACGATCTCTGCAAGACCGACAGCCGGGTGCGCGAACAGATCGTCGGCGCGCTGAAGCGCAATGTCTCGACCCAGCTCGCCGCCTTCGCCGACTCCCCCCGTGGCCATTATCTGGCGATCTTCGTCACCATGCTCGTCATCACCGGCAGCATCCTGACGCTGATCGGCTTCCAGGCCAGTCTCGACAACCCCCAGGATGCCGCAACCGTCACCGCCATCCTGGTGCAGATCTTCGCGGTTTTCGTGATCGTCGCGGGCGTTGCCTCCTGGCTCTTCGTCCTCGCCCATGCGAGCCGCCGGGTCGCGCAAGAGGAATCACTGCGCCAGACGCTGCTCCTGACCGAGGAGATCGACGCCCACCAGCGCACCGACGTCGAACTGCAGCGCGCCAAGGAGAAGGCGGAGGCGGCCAGCCTTGCCAAGACGCGCTTCGTCGTCGGCATGAGCCATGAATTGCGCACGCCGCTGAACTCGATCCTCGGCTTCGCCCAGATCATGGAGCAGGACCCGACCCTTCCCGAAAAGCGCCGCGACGGGGTCCGGGTGATCCGCCGCAGCGGCGAGCATCTGGCCGGATTGATCGACGGGCTGCTCGACATCTCGCGCATCGAGGCAGGCAAGCTGCAGATCTACCGCGACCAGATCGCCCTGCGGCCGCTGCTCAGCCAGATCGTCGAGATGTTCCGGCTGCAGGCGCAAGGGGCGGGGATCGCCTTCCGCTTCGACGTCGAGGGCAGCCTGCCGGAGTTTGTGCGCAGCGACGAGAAGCGGATACGGCAGATCCTGATCAACCTTCTCTCCAATGCGATCAAGTTCACCCGCAAGGGATCGGTCACGTTGAAAGTCCGCTATCGCAGCCAGATTGCCGAATTCTCGGTCATCGACACCGGCTTCGGTATGGCACCGGCCGATCTCGATCGCATCTTCGAGCCCTTCGAGCGTCTTGGAGGAGATGGGCGCGCCGTTCCCGGTACCGGCCTCGGACTGACCATCACCAAGCTCCTGACGGAGATTCTCGGTGGTGACATCCGTGTCGTGAGCAAGGCCGGCGAGGGCAGCACCTTCACCGTGCGCCTTTTCATGTCGTCGATCACCTCCGTGCCGGCTGCGGCCTCGCAGCAGCGCCGCATCGTCGGCTATGGCGGCCGGCGCATGACGATTCTCGCCGTCGACGACGAGCCGGCGCACCGCCAGCTTCTGGAAGAGATCCTGTCGCCGCTCGGCTTCACCGTCCTCACCGTCGAGAGCGGCGCCGCATGCCTTGCCCTCGTTCCGATCGCCGAGCCCGACCTCCTCATCGTCGACATCACCATGCCCGGCATGAACGGCTGGGAACTCGCAGCGAAGCTGCGGGCCGCGGCGGTCGACACTCCCATCGCCCTGCTGTCGGCCGATGCCCGGCCGTCCTCGCCGGACATGCGCCTGTGCGACGACTGGATCGCCAAGCCGATGGCGGTGCCCATTCTTCTGGAGAGCGTGCGCCGGCTCGTCGGGATCGACTGGATCTACGACGATGCCGCTGTCGGCGCCGCCGCGCCGGGGGAAGTGGAGCTCGAGCCTTTCGAGATCCCGGAGGCCGGCGATCTGCGCGATCTCGTCTCGCTTCTCCAAATCGGTTTCGTCAGGGGGATCCATGCCAAGCTCGATCATATCGCAACCTGTCAGCCGCAGGCCCAGCGCTTCGTCGACCGCATCCGCAAGCGGCTGGACCGCTTCGACCTCGACGCCTGTCTCGGCTTCATCGAGGGGTTCGACGATGCCGCCTGA